The following proteins are encoded in a genomic region of [Eubacterium] hominis:
- a CDS encoding DUF3796 domain-containing protein — protein MSKKQIKKIIFMGVGCALLLIVGTIYSLLYNNGRWVKNMDMSEYVFSYKDIPMLVIGALIALYAIYIVIICFKNVFSKNSREKRYSRTISPYWGFCGMFGFLGFGGFWTYYKFGEIFPFAFFIFFGFFSFFFEGKLSHILEDELFQENKRKAQLEAYKIGFKLLFVVIWLMAIGMFSRNVEWCAMFMLISVSLIYALVLFLSNYLLYRYEKRE, from the coding sequence ATGTCAAAGAAACAAATTAAAAAAATTATTTTTATGGGGGTAGGGTGTGCTTTATTGCTTATTGTTGGTACAATCTACTCCCTATTATACAATAATGGACGCTGGGTCAAAAATATGGATATGTCGGAATATGTATTTTCTTACAAGGATATTCCTATGTTAGTAATTGGAGCTTTAATAGCACTATATGCTATCTATATAGTAATTATCTGCTTTAAAAATGTCTTTTCAAAAAACAGCAGGGAAAAACGATATTCAAGAACAATTTCTCCTTACTGGGGATTTTGTGGAATGTTTGGTTTTCTGGGGTTTGGCGGATTTTGGACATACTATAAATTTGGAGAAATATTTCCTTTTGCTTTTTTCATATTTTTTGGTTTTTTCAGTTTTTTCTTTGAAGGTAAACTTTCTCATATCTTAGAAGATGAGCTTTTTCAAGAAAATAAACGTAAGGCACAATTAGAAGCTTACAAGATAGGTTTTAAACTATTATTTGTAGTTATCTGGCTTATGGCAATAGGTATGTTTTCCCGTAATGTTGAGTGGTGTGCAATGTTTATGCTGATTTCTGTTTCACTTATCTATGCTCTTGTTCTTTTTCTTAGCAACTATTTATTATATCGTTATGAAAAAAGGGAATAA
- a CDS encoding YdcP family protein: MRLSNGFVIDKEKTFGELKFTAVRDVFLQNEDGTPSTQLKKRIYDLKCSLHGGIIPVSVPPEVPLREFPYNAVVELVNPVADTVSRKTYTGADVDWYVKAEDIVLKNKGNQNAGSPQNPTTQGQPKK; the protein is encoded by the coding sequence ATGAGATTATCAAACGGGTTTGTTATTGACAAAGAGAAAACATTTGGAGAATTAAAATTTACAGCGGTGCGTGATGTGTTCTTACAAAATGAGGACGGGACACCGAGTACCCAGCTTAAAAAGCGTATCTATGATTTGAAGTGCAGTCTGCATGGTGGAATTATCCCCGTGTCCGTACCGCCAGAAGTACCGTTAAGGGAATTTCCGTACAATGCAGTTGTGGAGCTTGTCAATCCCGTAGCCGATACGGTATCAAGAAAGACTTATACGGGTGCAGATGTGGACTGGTATGTAAAGGCAGAGGATATTGTATTGAAGAATAAAGGCAACCAGAACGCAGGCAGTCCACAGAACCCTACAACGCAGGGACAGCCGAAGAAATAA
- a CDS encoding conjugal transfer protein — protein sequence MSDIFKDMQTKVGCDYISDLPSYKRKVWQEMKRLNPADYEERQLEDFSKYVFGMSYQTLQDVMKQQKGREEQCRKQGCWWKRKEQLAKKQHHTGLTCR from the coding sequence ATGAGCGATATTTTTAAGGATATGCAGACGAAAGTCGGCTGTGATTATATTTCCGACCTGCCCTCTTACAAGCGTAAGGTGTGGCAGGAAATGAAACGACTGAACCCTGCCGATTATGAAGAAAGACAGTTAGAAGATTTTTCTAAATATGTGTTTGGTATGTCGTACCAGACCTTACAAGATGTGATGAAACAACAGAAAGGACGTGAGGAACAATGCAGGAAACAAGGGTGCTGGTGGAAACGAAAGGAACAACTGGCGAAGAAACAACATCATACTGGTTTGACCTGCCGATAG
- a CDS encoding replication initiation factor, whose translation MVLNEEQWIKELREKRIAYGISQGRLAVASGITREYLNKIESGKMKPSKELLNTLHKELAKFNPEAPLTMLFDYVKIRFPTLDIQHIIKDILKLNINYMLHENYGRYSYTEHYSLGDIFIYTSADEEKGVLLELKGRGCRQFESYLLAQQRSWYDFLMDALIDGGVMKRIDLAINDHTGILDIPELAEKCRKREYIGKSRSYKFYQSGELIKHREDDREYMGRTLYLGSLKSDVYFCIYEKDYEQYVKLGTPLEEADIINRFEIRLRNERAYYAVRDLLTYYDAEQTAFSIINQYVRFVDEEPDKRKNDWKLNDRWAWFIGDNRQSLKLTTKPEPYTLDRTLRWVQRQVAPTLKMLKKIDKGNGTDYMETIEQQAKLTEKHEMIIKQQTTPAKDLVES comes from the coding sequence ATGGTTCTGAATGAAGAACAATGGATAAAAGAATTACGGGAAAAACGGATTGCTTACGGTATCTCACAAGGCAGGCTGGCGGTGGCGTCTGGTATCACAAGAGAATATCTCAACAAGATAGAAAGCGGAAAAATGAAGCCGTCAAAGGAACTTCTGAATACTCTGCATAAAGAACTGGCAAAGTTCAATCCAGAAGCACCGCTTACCATGCTGTTTGATTATGTGAAAATTCGTTTTCCCACGCTGGATATACAGCACATCATCAAAGATATATTAAAACTGAATATCAACTATATGCTCCATGAAAATTACGGGCGTTACAGTTATACGGAGCATTACTCTTTAGGGGACATCTTTATCTATACGTCGGCTGACGAAGAAAAAGGTGTCCTTTTAGAGTTAAAGGGGCGTGGTTGCAGGCAGTTTGAAAGTTACCTGCTGGCACAGCAAAGAAGCTGGTATGACTTTCTTATGGACGCACTTATAGACGGTGGCGTGATGAAGCGTATCGACCTTGCTATCAACGACCATACGGGCATTTTGGATATTCCAGAGCTTGCGGAAAAATGCAGGAAACGGGAATATATCGGAAAGTCCAGAAGCTATAAGTTTTACCAGTCGGGCGAGCTTATCAAGCACAGAGAGGACGACAGAGAATATATGGGGCGTACCCTTTATCTTGGGTCGCTGAAATCAGATGTGTATTTCTGTATCTATGAAAAGGACTATGAGCAGTACGTCAAGTTAGGGACACCTCTGGAAGAAGCCGACATTATCAACCGTTTTGAAATACGGCTTCGCAATGAACGAGCCTATTATGCGGTACGAGATTTACTGACCTATTATGACGCAGAACAGACCGCTTTTTCTATCATCAATCAGTATGTGCGGTTTGTTGATGAAGAACCCGACAAGCGAAAAAATGACTGGAAGCTCAATGACCGCTGGGCTTGGTTTATCGGCGATAACAGACAGAGCTTGAAGCTGACGACAAAACCAGAGCCTTACACCTTAGACCGCACATTGCGGTGGGTACAACGGCAGGTAGCACCGACCTTAAAAATGCTGAAAAAGATTGATAAGGGAAACGGTACAGACTACATGGAAACAATCGAACAGCAGGCAAAGCTCACAGAAAAGCATGAAATGATAATCAAACAGCAGACGACCCCTGCAAAAGATTTAGTAGAAAGTTAG
- a CDS encoding DUF3789 domain-containing protein, whose protein sequence is MWVLLKDFLLVSMGMGIGVVLMCILNVGKEADYEMEQLKESEDN, encoded by the coding sequence ATGTGGGTATTATTAAAAGACTTCCTGCTGGTATCTATGGGAATGGGTATCGGCGTAGTCTTGATGTGTATTTTGAATGTCGGCAAAGAAGCTGACTATGAAATGGAACAATTAAAAGAAAGCGAGGACAATTAA
- a CDS encoding YdcP family protein, whose protein sequence is MEMKYVVPDMAQSFGTLEFAGESEPVFERDKNNRRVLARRSYNLYSDVQKGENVVVEIPVQAGEKKFKYEQKVKLVNPKLYGRGYAIGDMGHTDYVLVADDIVAVEEK, encoded by the coding sequence ATGGAAATGAAATATGTCGTGCCAGATATGGCACAGTCTTTTGGAACTCTTGAATTTGCAGGCGAAAGTGAGCCAGTCTTTGAAAGAGATAAAAATAACCGCAGGGTCTTAGCCAGACGAAGCTATAACCTTTATTCTGACGTACAAAAAGGCGAAAATGTTGTGGTGGAAATTCCCGTGCAGGCTGGCGAAAAGAAGTTCAAGTATGAACAGAAAGTAAAACTTGTCAATCCGAAGTTATACGGCAGAGGTTACGCAATCGGGGATATGGGACATACCGATTATGTGTTAGTTGCTGATGATATTGTAGCAGTTGAAGAAAAGTAA
- a CDS encoding ATP-binding protein codes for MRKIWNKGHRIRASDKHLVYHFSIGTLLFVFVAVLLLLNSKQLMRTDWEHFSLLENGLTLCPYNFITILIATGVCALVAFGYYRFCYDSFKKLLHRQKLARMVLENKWYEADTVQDSGFFTDLQSRSREKIVWFPKIYYQMEKGLLHIRCEITLGKYQDQLLRLEDKLESGLYCELTDKTLHDGYIEYTLLYDMIANRITIDEVRAENGCLRLMKNLVWEYDALPHALIAGGTGGGKTYFLLTLIEALLHTNAVLYILDPKNSDLADLGTVMPNVYHTKEEMIDCVNAFYEGMVRRSEEMKRHPNYKTGENYAYLGLPPCFLIFDEYVAFFEMLGTKESVGLLSQLKKIVMLGRQAGYFLIVACQRPDAKYFSDGIRDNFNFRVGLGRISELGYGMLFGSDVKKQFFQKRIKGRGYCDVGTSVISEFYTPLVPKGHDFLQTICSLAQARKDGTATCEAKGDGTD; via the coding sequence ATGCGTAAGATTTGGAATAAAGGACACCGTATCAGAGCCAGCGACAAGCACCTTGTTTACCACTTTTCCATAGGAACGCTTCTGTTTGTATTCGTGGCGGTTCTCCTGCTACTGAATAGTAAACAGCTCATGCGTACCGATTGGGAGCATTTCAGCTTGTTAGAGAACGGCTTGACGCTTTGCCCTTACAACTTCATAACTATACTGATAGCGACTGGTGTTTGTGCATTGGTCGCTTTTGGGTATTACCGCTTCTGTTACGACAGTTTCAAGAAGCTCCTGCACCGTCAAAAGCTGGCAAGAATGGTACTGGAAAACAAGTGGTATGAAGCCGATACCGTACAAGACAGCGGTTTTTTTACTGACCTGCAAAGCAGATCAAGGGAAAAAATCGTCTGGTTTCCAAAGATTTATTATCAAATGGAAAAAGGCTTGCTTCATATCCGCTGTGAAATCACGCTGGGAAAATATCAAGACCAGCTTTTACGGTTAGAGGATAAGCTGGAAAGTGGCTTGTATTGCGAGCTGACTGACAAGACCCTGCATGACGGCTATATTGAATATACCCTGCTTTATGATATGATAGCGAACCGCATTACCATTGATGAAGTACGGGCAGAAAATGGCTGTCTTAGACTGATGAAAAATCTTGTCTGGGAATATGACGCACTCCCTCACGCTCTGATTGCTGGTGGGACTGGTGGCGGTAAAACCTATTTTCTGCTGACGCTCATTGAAGCCTTACTGCATACAAACGCTGTCCTTTACATTTTAGACCCAAAGAACAGCGACCTTGCGGACTTGGGAACAGTCATGCCAAACGTCTACCATACTAAAGAAGAAATGATAGATTGCGTCAATGCCTTTTATGAGGGCATGGTACGACGAAGCGAGGAAATGAAACGACACCCGAACTATAAGACGGGCGAAAACTACGCCTATCTTGGACTGCCTCCCTGCTTTCTTATCTTTGATGAATATGTGGCATTTTTTGAAATGCTGGGGACGAAAGAAAGCGTGGGCTTACTTAGCCAGTTAAAGAAAATCGTTATGTTAGGACGACAAGCAGGTTATTTCCTTATCGTTGCCTGCCAGCGTCCAGACGCAAAGTATTTCTCGGACGGTATCAGAGATAACTTCAATTTCCGTGTGGGACTTGGGCGTATCAGCGAATTAGGTTACGGTATGCTGTTCGGTTCAGATGTGAAAAAGCAATTTTTCCAGAAGCGTATCAAGGGGCGTGGCTATTGTGATGTGGGAACAAGTGTTATCAGTGAATTTTACACGCCTTTAGTCCCGAAAGGACATGATTTTTTACAGACTATCTGCTCTCTTGCACAAGCAAGGAAGGACGGGACGGCGACGTGCGAAGCGAAAGGCGACGGCACGGACTAG
- a CDS encoding helix-turn-helix transcriptional regulator, producing the protein MEAKFVCNLKKYRVAQELTQEQLADIVGVRRETIMRLEKAQYNPSLKLAIDISRAVKAPIEDIFIFE; encoded by the coding sequence ATGGAAGCAAAGTTTGTATGTAATTTAAAAAAATATCGTGTAGCACAAGAATTAACACAAGAACAACTCGCTGACATTGTAGGTGTTCGTCGTGAAACTATTATGAGATTAGAAAAAGCACAATATAATCCGTCACTTAAATTGGCAATAGATATTTCAAGAGCTGTAAAAGCTCCGATAGAAGATATATTTATTTTTGAATAA
- a CDS encoding SrtB-anchored collagen-binding adhesin, producing MKKTWKRLCTGFLALATVVTALPTTPVHAESKQYWTESAERVGIIEKVMNDGSIGSTFNEGYMKVEGETAYCIDINTDFKNGYKTRADASSRMSADQISDVALSLEYVKQYGETHKELNYKQVYLLEQCVVWQRLSVHLGWQCDNVRASYDEIPKATQDEVFSGAKAFVKENKGRYECGGYIYSGEGQELGQFWAKLNVGNAKLQKTSSNTSITDGNGNYSVAGATYGVFSDKDCTKQLATLTTDENGNTDVVEVKAGTVYIKELSAPAGYKVDKTVYSLKVEAGKTATLKVSDIPKVTDTLIELFKIDMETQKDNPQGNASLAGAEFTWKYYAGFYNKDNLPAEATRTWVTKTIAETDSDGTTHYITKLGDAYKVSGDSFYMQDGKAVLPLGTLTVEETKAPNGYLLDGAYMQAGDKSEQIKGLYVTQITEDGDLAVLSGSNQFSVSDKIIRGGVKIQKRDLETGDTKPQGSATLKDTAFDIISLNDNSVLVEGKLYKKNEVVKTIHTDLEGVASTSSDLLPYGNFRIVESEAPDGYLTDGVKPIDFTITENGKIVDLTDESHSIYNQIKRGDIEGVKIGAGTHKRLADVPFRITSKTTGESHVVVTDDNGQFSTSADWASHKHNTNAGKTSEDGVWFGTSEPDDSKGALPYDTYIIEEMKCDSNKGFKLIPPFEIVVSRNNLVIDLGTLTDEYEKEISIHTTATSKDGEKTILAGKEVTIVDTVKLDGLTKGTKYQLKGWQMLKEENAELVIDGKRVENDYTFIADDEEMKVEISYTFNASALGGKNLVTFEELYDLSNPKEPVKVAEHKDIEDDGQTVLITERIIKIHTTATDKDGNKELEAGKEVTIIDTVTLEGLEVGTQYKLVGWQMLKEENAELLIDGKRVESDYTFTADSETMKVEVAFTFDATSLDGKQLVTFEELYDLSNPDEPKKVTEHKDIEDEGQTITFKEKPEVPEEPEKPETPPTPEKPHRPSDSPKTGDNTNLYGLLALLLTSGAGLAGIFFYKRRKMKKS from the coding sequence ATGAAAAAGACATGGAAACGATTGTGTACGGGCTTCTTAGCTCTTGCAACTGTCGTTACTGCTTTACCGACTACACCCGTCCATGCAGAAAGTAAGCAATACTGGACGGAAAGTGCAGAGCGTGTCGGTATCATTGAAAAAGTAATGAATGACGGTTCTATCGGTTCGACATTCAATGAGGGTTATATGAAAGTCGAGGGCGAAACTGCCTATTGTATCGACATCAATACAGATTTTAAGAATGGCTACAAGACCAGAGCTGACGCAAGCTCACGCATGAGTGCCGACCAGATTTCAGATGTGGCGTTATCCTTAGAGTATGTCAAACAGTATGGCGAAACTCACAAGGAATTGAACTACAAGCAAGTCTATCTGTTGGAACAATGTGTGGTCTGGCAGAGATTGAGCGTACATCTTGGCTGGCAATGCGACAACGTGCGAGCTTCTTATGATGAAATTCCAAAAGCTACGCAGGACGAAGTTTTCTCTGGTGCAAAAGCCTTTGTTAAAGAAAACAAAGGACGCTATGAATGTGGCGGTTATATCTACTCTGGCGAGGGGCAGGAATTGGGGCAATTCTGGGCGAAATTAAATGTCGGAAATGCGAAACTGCAAAAGACTTCCAGTAATACCAGTATTACAGACGGTAACGGGAATTACTCTGTCGCTGGTGCGACCTATGGTGTCTTTTCTGATAAGGACTGCACGAAACAGCTTGCCACCCTTACGACTGATGAAAACGGAAATACAGATGTTGTAGAGGTAAAGGCTGGCACAGTTTATATCAAGGAACTTTCTGCACCAGCAGGATATAAAGTAGATAAAACTGTATATTCCTTAAAGGTTGAAGCTGGAAAGACAGCGACCTTGAAAGTATCAGATATACCAAAAGTAACGGACACTTTGATTGAGCTTTTCAAGATTGATATGGAAACACAGAAAGACAATCCGCAGGGGAACGCTTCTCTAGCAGGTGCGGAATTTACATGGAAGTATTATGCTGGCTTCTATAACAAAGACAATCTCCCTGCCGAAGCTACTCGTACATGGGTTACAAAGACAATCGCCGAAACAGACAGCGACGGGACAACCCATTACATCACAAAATTAGGGGACGCTTACAAGGTATCTGGCGACAGTTTCTATATGCAGGACGGCAAAGCGGTTCTTCCTTTAGGAACACTAACCGTTGAGGAAACAAAAGCTCCAAACGGTTACTTGCTTGATGGTGCATATATGCAGGCTGGCGATAAGTCCGAACAGATTAAGGGCTTATATGTAACACAGATTACCGAGGACGGCGACCTTGCCGTATTATCTGGAAGTAACCAGTTTTCCGTATCAGATAAGATTATCCGTGGCGGTGTGAAAATTCAGAAACGAGATTTAGAAACGGGCGATACGAAGCCACAAGGAAGTGCCACTTTGAAAGATACTGCCTTTGACATCATTTCCTTAAATGATAATTCTGTTTTGGTTGAGGGCAAGCTATACAAGAAAAATGAAGTGGTAAAAACAATCCATACAGACCTTGAGGGTGTCGCTTCTACTTCTTCTGACCTTTTACCTTATGGAAACTTCCGTATCGTTGAAAGTGAAGCTCCCGACGGTTACTTAACTGACGGTGTAAAACCGATTGATTTTACAATCACAGAAAATGGAAAAATCGTGGACTTAACCGACGAATCTCATTCTATCTACAATCAGATTAAGCGTGGGGATATTGAGGGCGTAAAAATCGGTGCAGGCACACACAAGCGTCTTGCTGATGTTCCGTTTCGGATCACAAGCAAGACGACGGGAGAAAGTCATGTTGTAGTAACTGATGATAACGGGCAATTCTCCACTTCTGCTGACTGGGCTTCTCATAAGCACAATACCAACGCAGGCAAGACCAGCGAGGACGGTGTGTGGTTTGGAACTTCTGAACCAGACGACAGCAAGGGTGCATTGCCTTATGATACTTACATCATTGAAGAAATGAAATGCGACAGCAACAAAGGTTTTAAACTTATCCCACCTTTTGAAATCGTGGTATCAAGAAATAACCTTGTGATTGATTTAGGGACTTTGACTGATGAATACGAAAAAGAAATCTCTATCCATACCACAGCGACCAGCAAGGACGGCGAAAAGACAATCCTTGCAGGAAAAGAGGTTACAATCGTTGATACTGTCAAATTAGACGGACTTACCAAAGGCACAAAATATCAGCTCAAAGGCTGGCAGATGTTAAAGGAAGAAAACGCCGAGCTTGTCATTGACGGGAAACGTGTAGAAAACGATTATACCTTTATCGCTGATGATGAAGAAATGAAAGTGGAAATTTCTTATACATTCAATGCGTCTGCTTTAGGTGGCAAGAACCTTGTTACCTTTGAAGAATTGTATGATTTGAGCAATCCAAAAGAACCTGTAAAAGTTGCGGAACACAAAGACATTGAGGACGACGGGCAGACGGTACTTATTACAGAACGTATCATCAAAATTCATACGACTGCTACGGATAAGGACGGCAACAAAGAACTTGAAGCTGGAAAAGAGGTAACAATCATTGATACCGTAACCTTAGAGGGCTTAGAAGTCGGTACACAGTACAAACTTGTAGGCTGGCAGATGTTGAAAGAAGAAAATGCAGAGCTTCTTATCGACGGAAAACGTGTGGAAAGTGATTATACATTTACCGCTGACAGCGAAACTATGAAAGTGGAAGTTGCCTTTACCTTTGACGCTACTTCTCTTGATGGCAAACAGCTTGTAACTTTTGAAGAATTGTACGATTTAAGCAATCCAGACGAGCCGAAGAAAGTTACCGAGCATAAAGACATTGAGGACGAGGGACAGACGATTACCTTTAAGGAAAAACCAGAAGTCCCAGAAGAACCAGAGAAACCCGAAACACCGCCGACACCAGAGAAGCCACACCGACCTAGCGACAGTCCCAAAACGGGCGATAACACAAACCTTTACGGACTGCTTGCACTTCTTTTAACTTCTGGTGCTGGGCTGGCAGGTATCTTCTTCTACAAACGCCGTAAAATGAAGAAATCATAA